From Quercus lobata isolate SW786 chromosome 1, ValleyOak3.0 Primary Assembly, whole genome shotgun sequence, one genomic window encodes:
- the LOC115993009 gene encoding NEDD8-specific protease 1-like: MAAKTHAVLGRLNYYDNDMAQDMEKIYLSLLHPSEDIHFVTPSISYWLANSKDFESLKAFVEPLKPFKVVIFTVNNNDDISKTDGGTHWSLLVYYKDANTYMHYDSIRCLNGRYAMKLYEAVKGHGSSRDTDSRLEDLDRIQNKKRRFAMSAMYPCFREYSTPQQNNYYDCGLYVMAIARVICCWCVNTLKKNDEILFPDILKNVDNSVESTMRIELLNIIKYLRT; this comes from the exons ATGGCTGCTAAAACTCATGCAG TATTGGGTCGGCTTAATTACTATGATAATGATATGGCTCAAGATATGGAAAAAAT CTATCTCTCATTGTTGCATCCATCAGAAGACATTCATTTTGTTACTCCTTCAATCTCATACTGGCTCGCAAATTCCAAAGATTTTGAGAGTTTGAAAGCCTTTGTGGAGCCTCTTAAACCCTTCAAAGTTGTAATCTTTACAGTTAATAACAATGATGATATTAGCAAAACTGATGGCGGAACTCATTGGAGTTTGCTGGTCTACTATAAAGATGCCAACACTTATATGCATTATGACAGCATTCGATGTTTAAATGGAAGGTATGCCATGAAGCTTTATGAAGCTGTTAAAGGACATGGGAGCAGCAGAGATACTGATTCTAGATTGGAAGATTTAGATagaattcaaaacaaaaagagaagatttGCAATGTCAGCCATGTATCCTTGTTTCAGAGAGTACTCTACACCACAGCAAAATAACTATTATGACTGTGGTCTATACGTCATGGCTATTGCTAGAGTAATCTGTTGCTGGTGCGTTAATACATTAAAGAAGAATGATGAAATCTTGTTTCCTGATATCCTTAAGAATGTTGATAATTCTGTAGAGTCTACAATGCGCATTGAATTACTGAACATTATTAAATACCTAAGGACATAG